The following proteins are encoded in a genomic region of Fusobacterium simiae:
- a CDS encoding IS3 family transposase, whose protein sequence is YIYYYNNRRIKEKLKGLTPASYRSQSLLVS, encoded by the coding sequence TTATATATATTATTACAATAATAGAAGGATAAAAGAGAAACTAAAAGGATTAACTCCTGCTTCTTACAGAAGTCAATCCTTGTTAGTAAGTTAA